DNA sequence from the Virgibacillus proomii genome:
TAAGCTTTTGGATCTTCTACATCAGTATGTTTGTTTTGCTCAAAGTTACCATTATTATAACGATCTACAAGGATTCGGTAAAAAATCTCTTCTTGCACTGGATTTTTCTCGGCTGCAGCAATTACTGACATCCCAAAGAGAATAAAACCAGCTATTATTATGCTTGTAATTCGTTTCATCTATCATTTCTCCCATCCTACATCATTATTTTTTTCCTTTTAATTATGAAGCTTTTTTGAACATACTTAACAATCAACCCATATTAAAATTTCAACGTTTGCTTCAACCTTTAGCATTTAAGCTAGATGAAGATACAGTTCAAAAATTCTCCACATGTACGATCAGATATCGTTTTCTAATGACAAGAAATCAATAATTATATTTTCTAAAGATACATGAAAAAAGCTGTCCTTTTATTCAAGGACAACCTTTTGATGCCGGGTAAGCTTAGTTAAGCCCCATGGGTAAGCGAAAGAACCCTAACGCTATGACGATAATGAAAGCGATAATAAATTGAATCCATAAGCCCTTAAGCGGCTTTTGCTTTGGTAGACGAACAAGTAACATTTCCATAGCAGCAATAACCCACAATCCAGCAACCCCTTTTACAATAACTTCCGGTAATAATGGTGAGCCATTAAGATAAGGGGTAATTAAATCTCCGCCAGAATATAGGATTAATAGATAATCTAATCGTAAAATCATATGGATTATTTTACCGGGTTTTTCTTTTCCTTGCTTGTACATCGCATAAGCAATTACAAATAAGATCAGCCCTAGTGCCCATGCAGTTATATGCAGATGTGTATTCATTAACAAACATACCCCCTGTATAAATTGAAACTTCGTTCAGTAGGAGTTTTCTTCCATCTCCTACTGAATGTTAGTTGAACGAATCGGGCATGTAGGTGCCGTTTTCTCCCACTTAGACCCTTTTGTATGAACTCAAGGCTCTTGAAACGGGAGTCTACGGCACCTTACATGCGGGATAAATTCAACAACTACAAACATCTTACCATGATTATAAGAAGATTTCATTTTAAACACTTGCTATCTACTACAAATTCACAAAAAACATTTACACTTTGAAAGTAAGATTTTGTTTATGCAAAAGATGTAGTCCAAAATCAAATATTAAGAAAACGTTGCAATCAAAAAACAATTTAGATTATTTTAAAAATATTGTTTATTCAGCATTATTATATGGTAATTTTTTAACTGAAAACTTCAGAAAAAAAGAGGTAAACATAACGCAATAAGAAAAATGATGATTTATTCGATAGAGTTTTTTGGTAACTCTGGATTTATGATAATAGCCATATTAGCAATTATTTTTATTAGCATCTTAATTAATTATTTTAAATGAATTGCATTCCTATAAGTCTCTGTTTCTTTATCATTGAGATTATCTTAACTATAATTATAAGCCTTTTTTGCTATCCTATAAACAATTTAACTACTACTGGAATGGCATATTAGCCGGGTACATCGTTATACTATTAATAAAAGAAGGACTTAATCGTTACTACCAATTAGAAGGGCAGAGCCGCGGTTCTGTATAAACGAACGCTACACAGTATCAATTAACCGAGGTTATGCATTTAAACATGTGCAATGAAGAAACATGCTAACGTGACAATTGGATTTTATCCAATCTTTTGAACATGTTCTATAAATAAAAATGTTCTTACTTTTCTATATAGAACTTCCCAAAAAACTGGTATACTATATTTTGTAGACTATTTTTAACATTCGGAGGGATCAAATGGTACTCACAAGTCAAAAAATCAT
Encoded proteins:
- a CDS encoding YisL family protein: MNTHLHITAWALGLILFVIAYAMYKQGKEKPGKIIHMILRLDYLLILYSGGDLITPYLNGSPLLPEVIVKGVAGLWVIAAMEMLLVRLPKQKPLKGLWIQFIIAFIIVIALGFFRLPMGLN